GATGTTTTCCCAGGGGCGGCCCTTGATCAGGATGAAGTCGGCGCCGAAACCTGCCTGGAGCTTGCCCACGGTGTCCCCGAGGCCCACGGCGTCGGCCGCGTCCGAGGTCGCGGAGACAAGAGCACGCTCGGGGGTCCATTCAAACATCTTGGCCATCAGGCGGACTTCCTCCATCTGGTCGCCGAAGGCCACCATGAAGCCATTGGCATCGGTGCCCAGGACAAACCGCACCCCGGCGGCGCCGGCGCCGTCAAAGTTGAGGTCGCGTTCCTTGACAACGGCCTGCGCCTTTTCCTGTGCTTCGGCGGAAATGGTGATGCGGCCGTCGGCGATGGCGTCGTTGATCAGCAGTGTGGGCGCGACGGGGATGTTGCGCTCCACCAGCACGGGCCAGTGCTTGCTGGTGATTCCGGTGCCGTGCTCCAGCGAGTCGGCGCCGTGGGCCAGGGCAATGTCCACGCCTTCGGTGGAGTGCGTGTGGGCTGCCACCGGCATGCTCAGTGCATGGGCTTCATCAACTGTGGTGCTGATTTCCTCGTTGGTCTGGTTGCGCCAGCCAACCTTGTCGCCCATGGACAGCACTCCGCCGCTGGTGTAGATCTTCACGCCGTGCGCGCCGGCACGCGCCCACTGGCGGACCAGTTTGCGGCATTCATCGGGGCTGTCGGCCACCGGTTCACGGTGCGGGAAGTGGGGAGGGGTGAAGAGGTCGCCGTGGCCTGCTGTCATGCCAACCTGGCCGTGCACCAGGACCCGGGGGCCCTCAAGGATACCGGCTTCGAAGGCGCGGCTGACGGCGAGCTGGTGGCGGTCGCCGGCCAGGTCGCGCAGTGTGGTGACACCGGCGCGTGCCGCCTTTTGGGCGTTGGCGGCAATATGGAGGGTGCGTTCCTCGGATGGGGTGACCAGCGGCCAGGACACCCAGTCGACCTTGCCCTCGCCTGCGTAGCCGCCGAGGTGGACGTGGGTGTCGACAAGTCCGGGGATGATGCTGTACTCGCTGGCAGCCGCGTCAGCGGTGCCCGCCTCGACAACTTCCACGATATTGCCGTTTTCCCAGCTGATCGTTGTGGTGCCGCGGAAGGTTTCCCCGTCCCAAAGGGCTGCGCCCTCCAGGCGCTGCATGGGCGTGCTCTGGCTCATGAGTTTCCTTATCCCCGGCCCGCGCAGTAGCGCCCGGCCGCAATGTGAGTTGCTGCTGTGTGAATTGGTGCTGTGTCCAGTGGAACCGCAGCTGGTGGGCCGCGGTCTTTTTGCTGTTTACTGCGGTCTGGCCTCGGCAGTCAATGAACGACGCCGGCCTGCCGCCTTGGTCTGTTAG
This genomic interval from Arthrobacter sp. PAMC 25486 contains the following:
- a CDS encoding amidohydrolase family protein encodes the protein MSQSTPMQRLEGAALWDGETFRGTTTISWENGNIVEVVEAGTADAAASEYSIIPGLVDTHVHLGGYAGEGKVDWVSWPLVTPSEERTLHIAANAQKAARAGVTTLRDLAGDRHQLAVSRAFEAGILEGPRVLVHGQVGMTAGHGDLFTPPHFPHREPVADSPDECRKLVRQWARAGAHGVKIYTSGGVLSMGDKVGWRNQTNEEISTTVDEAHALSMPVAAHTHSTEGVDIALAHGADSLEHGTGITSKHWPVLVERNIPVAPTLLINDAIADGRITISAEAQEKAQAVVKERDLNFDGAGAAGVRFVLGTDANGFMVAFGDQMEEVRLMAKMFEWTPERALVSATSDAADAVGLGDTVGKLQAGFGADFILIKGRPWENIEDLRTENIVAVVSRGRVVAGELPE